DNA sequence from the Parasphaerochaeta coccoides DSM 17374 genome:
AGTGTATGCCATCCCAGTACGGCACATTTCACCCGTGCCGGCATGTGGGATACATTAGAGAAAGCCGCTGCCTCCTGTAGATGTCCGATAGTCTCATCGTCCAGCTTTCCGTCCCGTACCATCTCCAAAAACAATCCTTCCAACCGCCGTGCCTCGGCAAGCGTCTTGCCTCGGACAAGATCAGCCATCACCGAAGCGGAAGCCTGCGAGATGGCGCAACCCGTACCGGTGAAGGCGACATCTTCGACCACCCCTTCAGGCGACAACCGAAGTTCCAGCTCTATCTCATCCCCGCATGAAGGATTCACTCCTTTGATTGTCGCTGTCGGATGCTCTACATGACGCTTGTTGCGGGTAGAGGCGTTATGAACCATGATGACCTGTGTGTAGATTTCCTTAAGATCCATAGCCGAATACTTCCCTCGCTTTCTTTAACGCGGCGACCAAGGCGTCAATGTCTTCCCGCGTATTGTAGATGCTTATGCTGGCGCGACAGGTGGCATGCGCCCCCAGATACTGCATCAGAGGCTGGGCGCAGTGATGTCCCGCGCGAATTGCGACGCCCTCCGTATCCAGGATGGATGCCACGTCATGGGGATGGATGCCATCTACGGTGAAGGACATGACAGGGTAACGCCCGTCACCTTCCCTCGCCTTGCCGTAAATATGAATCCAGGGCAAGCCGCCCAACGTATCCAGGGCATAGTCCGTCACCTCTTTCTCAACCCTCCGGATTTCATCATAGCCGACCGCCTCAATGTAATCTATGGCAGCCGCCAGACCGACAGCTCCTTCCACATTCTGCGTACCCGCCTCAAAACGCTGGGGAAGCGGCGCAAAGGTGGCATGCTGTTCCGTCACATATTCAATCATGTCGCCGCCGGTGAGAAATGGCGGCATATCCTTCAGAATATCCTTCTTTCCATAAAGAACCCCGATGCCCAGGGGAGCGAACATCTTGTGGCCGGAAAAAGTGGCAAAGTCCAGATCAAGCGCCTGTACGTCAAGCCTTTCATGGGGGATGCTTTGGGCACAGTCAGCAATCACGACGGCTCCTGCTTCATGGGCTTTCTCCACAATACGGCGAACCGGCACTTCGACGCCCAATACATTGCTCACCACTGCGAAAGCGACAATCTTGGTGCGAGCTGTAATCTTGGTTTTGATGTCCTCATCACGAATATAACCGTCATCATCAAGGTAGAGATAGACTAAAGAGGCTCCCGTTTCCGCACAAACTATCTGCCAAGGGACTAAGTTGCTATGATGCTCCGACACGGGTATGACTACTTCGTCTCCCTTTTTCAAAATGCTTCGTGCATACGTCCACGCAATGAGATTGATCGACTCCGTAGTATTGCGGGTGAAGATAATCTCCTGCGGAGAGGCTGCGCCAATGAAGGAAGCAACCTTTGATCGGGCGCCTTCATAGGCTTCCGTCGAAGCCACCGCCAGAGCATATACCCCACGGTGAGGATTCGCGTTGGCCGTCTCATAATACCGGGTCATGGCATCAAGTACTTGCCGAGGCCGTTGTGAAGTCGCCGCGCTGTCCAGATAGACGGTTCTTTCATCCCCTGATGAATGGGAAAGGATGGGGAAATCCTCTCTGTATTCTTGTATTTTCCGTGTGCCGCTCATTATGTCGCTCATTGTGCTGCCAGCCTTGTCGCAATGACCGTGGATACTTCATCACGGATATTTTCATCAGGGATCATAGCTATGATGGGCTCGAACTGGGCTTCTACCAACAGCTTCCTGGCCGTCGTTTCATCCAGGCCGCGGCTCATCAGGTAGAACAGGGAATCTACATCAATCCGTCCGGTACTCACCGCATGGGCGCCTTCCACGTCTTCCTCTCCGCAGAGAATCAGGGGGACTGATTTATTCCTTACCTGTGGGCTGAACATCAAGGAAAATTCCTCCTCGGCTCCTTTGCTTCCGACCGCGCCGGGGAGAAAGTCTATGGTGCCTTTGAATGTCTTGACCGCTTTGTCAAGCAAAGCACCACGCCCCACCAGGTCGGAGTGGGTGCGTTTCCCCTGGTGGGTCGCCATGTAGTTCATCTCGGACACGCGCTCATTGTCTCCAAGGAACATGGTTCCCAACTCATAGGAAGCATCGTCCCCGGCAAGGAACGCCTTGGATCCGCCGAACATGCGCCGTCCGCCAATCAGTACGTGGACGACTTTCACTGTGGCTCCTTCTTCAGCATGCACGCCACAGTCAATGAAACTCACCGCCTGGTCATCCAGCAACTGAACCTGCACGATGGTCACGTGAGAATGAGGATGGGCAACCACGCGCGTAGAGCCTGCGTAGTACCGTGCCGCCGCTGGCGTTCCCGCCGAATGAATGGTCTGGACGAGCGTCACATTGCTTCCCTCCCCGGCCACAAGAACCGTGTCATCGACAATGGCTGGCGATGAGCTATCCACGACATAAGGGATGATGATTGGGTCGGTCACTCGGACATGCGGCTTCACGCCAATGAAGAACCCGGCGTTCGCCGAAGAACGGACATGCGCGACGAACTGGTCGCCTATGCCCGATGGAACGGCAACCTGAGAAGTGAAAGCCGCACTGTCCTTGATGACATAATCATCCGACGGAGGGGGGACAGGCTTCTTGGGCAGAGAACCGGCCACGGCAAGCTCATCCTGGAAATCTCCGCCGTTCAGTCCCATCCGACGGTAGGTCAGCCGGGGAAGGATATTCACATCATGTATGGTAAGTTTTTCTGTCTTCATCTTTCACCTCAGCCAATGCTGCCCTCCATCTCAAGGGTGATGAGATTGTTCATCTCAACCGCATATTCAAGCGGCAGCTCCTTGGCGATGGGTTCCGCGAAGCCCCTGACAATTAAGGTCTTGGCTTCTTGCTCTCCCAATCCGCGGGTCATCAGGTAGTAGATTGCCTGGTCGCTTATCCGTCCTATCCGCGCCTCATGCCCGATATCCACATCATCAGTGCGGATGTCCATGCCGGGGATGGTATCTGAACGGGAGATGCTGTCCAGCATCAGGGATTCGCAGGATACTGTATTCTTGGAATGGACGGCTTCCTTGGCGACCATCACTTGGCTGCGGGTAATGCACTTTCCTCCGTTCTTGGAGATGGATTTGGTGTTGACCGAACTGGTGGTGAAGGGAGCCAGATGGAACACCTTGGTTCCCGTGTCCAGTTCCTGTCCCTTGCCGGCGAATGTAATGCCCGTAAATTCCGAATGGGCGCCTTCACCCAGCAGGACGCTTGAGGGATAGAGCATGGATATCTGGGAGCCGAAGGAACCGGACACCCATTCTATGGTTCCCTTCTTTTGGACGTGGGCGCGCTTGGTGTTGAGGTTCCACATGTTCTTGGACCAGTTTTCTATGGTGGAATAGCGCAGGCGCGCTTCTTCCGCAACATACAGCTCCACGCATCCGGCATGGATGTTCAGCACATTGTACTTGGGAGCGGAACATCCTTCAATGAAATGCAGATCGGCACCTGGCTCCACAATAATCAGGGTATGCTCGAACTGTCCTGTCCCCGGAGCGTTCTGCCGGAAATAGGATTGCAGGGGGATGGGAACCTTCACGTCCTTCGGCACATAGACGAACGAACCGCCAGACCAGACAGCCCCATGCAAGGCGACATACTTATGGTCGGAAGGAGGAACCATCTTCATGAAATGGGTTTTCACCAGGTCTTCATAATCACGCAGGGCGGTCTCCATGTCACAGTAGACGACTCCCAGATCCTCGACTTCCTTACGCATGTTGTGGTAGACGACCTCGGAATCATATTGGGCACCTACTCCCGCAAGGGATTCTTTTTCCGCCTGGGGAATACCCAGCTTGTCAAAAGTTCCCCTGATGTTCTCCGGAAGGTCTTTCCAAGAGGTCTTCATGTCGGTCTTCGGCTTGAGATATGTCACTATTTCATTCATGTCCAACGCGGATAAATCTGGCCCCCACACGGGATTCTCCAGCTTGTAGTAAGTCTCAAGGCTGTGGAGGCGGAACTCCCGCATCCACGGGGGATCATTCTTTGCGCGGGAAATCGTTTCGACAATCTCCGGAGTCAGCCCCTTGCGTGTCTTGAAGGCGGCATCTTCCTCATAACGGAAATCCCAGCGTGACAGATCCATTTCTTCAAGCTGGGTCTTTTTTCTCTGTGCTTCCATAGGCATAGGACTACTCCTGCTTCCCGATGAAAATGGTGTAGCCCTGCTCGTTGATTTGTTTGATCAGGGATGCGTCGCCGGTAGTCACCAAGCGGCCCTTGACCAGGACATGGACGAAATCAGGGCGCATATGTTCGAGGATGCGGGTATTGTGGGTGATGACGAGCAGCGCGTTCTTATCAGTGCGGAACTTCTCAATGCCCTGGGAGACGACTCTCACGGCATCGACATCCAGACCAGAGTCCGTTTCATCAAGGATGGCCAGCTTTGGTTCAAGGGTCAGCATCTGAAGGATTTCCGCCTTCTTCTTCTCACCACCGGAGAAACCTACGTTCAGGTATCTACGGGCATAGGAAGGATCCATATCCAGTTCGCTCATTTTTTTCCGAAGCTCGACATTGAAGATGAAAACATTTTCTTCTTCTCCCCGGAGGGCGCTTTTTGCTGTACGGATGAAATTCTCCATGTTGATGCCCGGAACTTCTTCCGGATTCTGGAAGGAAAGAAAGAGTCCGAGCTTGGCTCTCTTGTCGGTATCCATTTCCGTGATGTCTTCTCCATCAAAGAAAATTGTCCCGTCTTCAACGGTGAACGATGGATGACCCATGATGACATTGCCCAAGGTGGACTTTCCCGCTCCGTTTGGTCCCATCAGGACATGAAGCTCGCCCTCCTTGATGGTCAGATCGATATGACTGAGCAATTCCTTATCTTCGACTTTCACGGATACATCCGTGATTTTCAGCAATTCCTTTGACACAGGGATACTCCTTACATGGAGAGAATATACTATCTTTGAAGGACAAAATAATATCCTTTGGAGACATTTTTCGCAATTGTACTTCTTTTGAGCGGTGGTATCAAGGCTTCCCATGGCAAAGAGAATGCACATACAGAAAAAGCGTCGAGGTGGTAGTGGTAATTATTGACGCTGGGAAAGACAGCAACTCAATCTATCTGTAAATTTTGTATCTTCCTCTGTGCATCCCTTACAGATCATCAAGCAAGGAAGTGCTTTTGGCATAGGCTGTGTTGCGTGCCTCAAAGAAATCAGTCTTGATCAGATTGGCGTTGGAATACTGACCGACCCATTTCATTGTCTCCGGCTCCTTGTCATGCCCCTCATAGATGGGCTGAAAGCCCAGGTCGGTGCAACGCAGATTTCCCAGATACTGGATGTAATCAGTGACCATATCCTTGTTCAGCCCTACGATGTCATCTCCAATGACATAGTGTCCCCAGGCTATTTCCTGGTCGGCGCCCTGCTTTATCATGGCACGGTACTCATCCACCAGATTAGGAGTGAACATGGCCGGTTCCTCCTTCTGCATCTCCCTGAGAATTGAACGGAAAAGCCAGAGATGGGTTGTCTCGTCACGGTTGATGTAGCGTATTTCCTGGACTGAACCGGGCATCTTGTTGTTCCGCCCCAGGTTATAGAAGAACATGAACCCGCTGTAGAAATAAATGCCTTCAAGGATGTAGTTGGCCACCATCGTCTTCACAATCTGACAGACATCCTGGTTGACCATGAAGTTCTGGTAGAGATCTCCAATGAACTTATTGCGGGCAAGAAGGTGCGCGTCGTCACGCCACTGGTAGAGTATCCCGGTACGTTCGTCCGGAGAACAGATGGTATCGAGCATATAGCTGTAGCTCTGGCTGTGGATGGCTTCCTGGAACGCCTGTATGGTCAGGCAAAGGTTGACCTCGTTGGCGGTGATGAATTGGGCAAGGTTTGGCAGGTTCGCCGTCTGCACGCTGTCAAGAAAGATGAGGAACGACAGAATCTTGTCATATGCCGTCTTCTCCGCAGGACTTAACCTGCGATAGTCCTGGACATCAGTGTTCATGTTGATTTCCTCTGGTATCCAGAAATTGTTCATTGCCTGCCTGTACCAATCGCTCGTCCATCCGTACTTCAGATTGTTGAAATCATTCAAATTGGTGGTGTTTCCGCCTACCATACGTCTTTTGTCCAGGCCAGTGTCTCCATGTTCATTGAAGATTGGCTTGCGGTAAATCGGGAAACAGTCATCATTGTATTTGTCTTTGTCTCCAGTCACGGGCATGTGTACATCCTCCGTTAAGCTATGTGCTTTTGTTTCAGCATGAATTTCATCACTCCATGCATCTTATGACGCGCAGGAGTCGCATTCATCGACTTCCAGTGCTTTGCTTCTCAGGTAGTAAATTGTCTTCACACCATTTTTCCACGCCTCCACGTACAGATTCATGATCTGGCGGAAGCTCATATCCGTGGTGATGTAGAGATTGAGGGACTGCGCCTGATCCACATGCCTCTGGCGCACGCCTGCGGCGCGGACTGTCCAGATTTGGTCAATCAGGTGGGCGTTCTTATAAAGCCAGTACGTCTTCGGCGACAGCTCAGGAGCCACACGAGGCAGGATGTTCTTCTTCTTTTCCTCAAGGAAGAAACGTCTCAGGACAGGGTCGAGCCCTGCGGTAGTCCCGGCAAGGATTGACGTGGAGCTGGTCGGTGCAATGGCTATGAGATAAGCGTTCCTCATGCCTTGTTTCGCGACGGTTGAGCGTAGAGCCGCCCATCTGTCCCCCGTGTAGTTCCTTTTGTCAAAATACGCGCCAGTCTGCCAATCAGATCCTTCAAAATAGGCATAGGAGCCTTTTTCCGCCGCAATGTCGCTGCTCGCCTTCACCGCCCAGTAGTTGATGGCTTCGAATACCCTGTCAGCAATCCCAAGGTGCGCCTCGCTTTCCCATGCCACGCCCTTCTTGGCAAGCATGTGGTGATATCCGCTGGTTCCCAGCCCAATTGCCCGGTAACGCTTGTTGGTGATCTCCGCATACGGCACGGGGTACATGTTCAGGTCGATTACATTGTCCAACGCCCTGACCGTAGCCGTGACGATGCCTTCAACCTCCACCGGGTCATCAACATTGATGTTTCCCAGCACCAAGGATGCCAGGTTGCAGACAACGAACTCGCCCGGCTTTGTTTTCTCCACGACAACAATGTCCCCTCCCGCTCCTTCAGTGGTGACTTCCACGCTCTCCTGCGTGATAGGAGCCATGTTCTGGGCAATTTCCGTACAAAGGTTCGAGCAATAAATCATGCCTTTGTGAGCGTTGGGATTGGCCTTGTTCACCGCGTCACGGAAGAACGCGAAAGGCGTTCCCGTCTCAACACCGCTCTTGATGATCATGCGAACCAGTTCTTTAATCTTGATGGGACGTTTGGGAACCGCCGGGTCGTTTAAACATTCATGGTATCTTTTTTCCCACTCATCTCCGTAAGAATCCTCAAGGTGGTAGCCTTTGACCTTGTATATCTCATAAGGACACATCAGGTTCCAGGTTCCCTCAATGTCGTTCTCTACCATCCTCCAGAAAAGATCGGGGTAACACACTCCGGGAAACACATCATGAGCCTTCATCCGGTCATCGCCGTTGTTCGTCCTGAGCTGGAGGAATTCCGGCAGATCCTTGTGCCAGGCGTCAAGATAAACTGCCACGGCTCCCTGACGCATGCCCAGCTGATCCACCGCGACCGCAGTGTCGTTAGCAAGCTTGATCCATCTGATGACGCCGCCGGCCACTCCTTTGAAGTCCCGGATGGCAGAGCCAACAGCACGCACCTTGCCAAAGTACAATCCCATGCCTCCCCCGAACTTGGATACTTGGGAAAAGTTAGTGACCGACCGGTAGATTCCATCCAACGTATCGGGGACTGTATCAATGAAACAGGAGGAAAGCTGGTGGTATGGCTTGCGGGCATTTGACAACGTCGGCGTCGCCATGGTGACTTTCAGGGTGCTGATCATGTCGTAGAAACGCCGAACCCAGTCCAGCCTGTCCTTCTTCTCATCCATGGCCAGGTGGAGGGCTATGCCGAGAAAAAGTTCCTGCGGAGTCTCAAGCAGTTCCCCTTCATGACTGCGAATCACGTAACGTTGCAAGAGAAGGTCCAGAGCCGAATATGTAAGAAAATCATTTCTTTTCTCATCAATGAATGCCGCTGCCCTGTCAATCTCCTCATGGGTATATTTCTCCAGGATGTAAGCTCCATAGAGGCCTTCCGTGGTCAGAAAGCGAATCTTGCCGAACAGGTCGGAGAATCCGTAACGGGACTCCTGCTTCTTCAGCGTGAGGGAGAATTGCAGATAGCGGAGGCGGGCGGCTATGAACTCCCAGTCAGGAGCGTCTTGGGTGGTCATCTCGACTGCGGCGCGAACCAGCATGCCCAGAGACTCGTCCGTCTCCATCCCCGGTTTACTGAAAGCACTGAACTTCCCATAAAGAAGGTCAAGCTGGTAGGGAGCATCCGCATAGTCGCGTTGTATTGAAATGAGAACAGGCTCAAGTTCCGGCACAGGGAGCAGATTGAGGATTTTCTTCCTGTCATCCCGTTTTTTCGTGCGCACGGAACGGTACAGGATGTAGCTCTTGGCAACATCAAAGTATTCATGCTTCATCAGGATTTTTTCCACGGTATCCTGAATCAATTCGACATCCACCATTGTCCCGGAGGCATGAAGGCGCGTCAGTTCATCATGGACTTCTCCTGTCAGGCGGGAAAGAATCGTATCATCCGCGGTGTGGGATCGGCTTGCGAAAGCGGCCTTCATTGCCGCGGTAATCTTATGTTCCTGATAGGTTTCGGGTTTTCCCGTCCTCTTTATGATAGTTTCCATTGCTGGCATAAAAACCTCTTTCGTCCGCATTTTTCCTTTCCGGGCAAGGAGAGTCCCAACCGGAAATTTGTTATATAATAATGATATCTATTATCATCATCTTTTCAATAACCATACAGATAGGATGATTGATTCAGACATAGCACAATATATTGTGGTATACTTTATTTGTCCAGATAAAGTTCATTTTTTCACATTTCTTTTTCCGTCATATATCAAATCATCTGGGAAGTCCTTTCATTCTTGTATGGATCCCTATTTGCATTGGCTTTCTGCTGTTGTACAAGTTTTCCATTCCTGCTATATCACTAGTATCCGGTTTTCCCCTCTTTCCTATTCTGCTTTTCCAAGGCTTTCCGGGGAAAATATGGGCGCTATGCCAAAAAATGGAGAAAGCATCATGAATAAAACCCCCGTCACCATTACCCGTGCCTTGCTGTCCGTCTCGGACAAAAGCGGGTTGCTTGAACTGGCCGAAGCTTTGCATGACCGGCATGTGGAACTGATATCCACAGGAGGCACTGCCCACACACTGCGCAAGCATGGACTGCCAGTCAAGGACGTAGCGGAAATCACCTGTTTCCCGGAGATGATGGACGGACGAGTCAAGAC
Encoded proteins:
- the sufC gene encoding Fe-S cluster assembly ATPase SufC; translation: MSKELLKITDVSVKVEDKELLSHIDLTIKEGELHVLMGPNGAGKSTLGNVIMGHPSFTVEDGTIFFDGEDITEMDTDKRAKLGLFLSFQNPEEVPGINMENFIRTAKSALRGEEENVFIFNVELRKKMSELDMDPSYARRYLNVGFSGGEKKKAEILQMLTLEPKLAILDETDSGLDVDAVRVVSQGIEKFRTDKNALLVITHNTRILEHMRPDFVHVLVKGRLVTTGDASLIKQINEQGYTIFIGKQE
- the sufB gene encoding Fe-S cluster assembly protein SufB encodes the protein MPMEAQRKKTQLEEMDLSRWDFRYEEDAAFKTRKGLTPEIVETISRAKNDPPWMREFRLHSLETYYKLENPVWGPDLSALDMNEIVTYLKPKTDMKTSWKDLPENIRGTFDKLGIPQAEKESLAGVGAQYDSEVVYHNMRKEVEDLGVVYCDMETALRDYEDLVKTHFMKMVPPSDHKYVALHGAVWSGGSFVYVPKDVKVPIPLQSYFRQNAPGTGQFEHTLIIVEPGADLHFIEGCSAPKYNVLNIHAGCVELYVAEEARLRYSTIENWSKNMWNLNTKRAHVQKKGTIEWVSGSFGSQISMLYPSSVLLGEGAHSEFTGITFAGKGQELDTGTKVFHLAPFTTSSVNTKSISKNGGKCITRSQVMVAKEAVHSKNTVSCESLMLDSISRSDTIPGMDIRTDDVDIGHEARIGRISDQAIYYLMTRGLGEQEAKTLIVRGFAEPIAKELPLEYAVEMNNLITLEMEGSIG
- a CDS encoding ribonucleoside-diphosphate reductase subunit alpha — protein: MPAMETIIKRTGKPETYQEHKITAAMKAAFASRSHTADDTILSRLTGEVHDELTRLHASGTMVDVELIQDTVEKILMKHEYFDVAKSYILYRSVRTKKRDDRKKILNLLPVPELEPVLISIQRDYADAPYQLDLLYGKFSAFSKPGMETDESLGMLVRAAVEMTTQDAPDWEFIAARLRYLQFSLTLKKQESRYGFSDLFGKIRFLTTEGLYGAYILEKYTHEEIDRAAAFIDEKRNDFLTYSALDLLLQRYVIRSHEGELLETPQELFLGIALHLAMDEKKDRLDWVRRFYDMISTLKVTMATPTLSNARKPYHQLSSCFIDTVPDTLDGIYRSVTNFSQVSKFGGGMGLYFGKVRAVGSAIRDFKGVAGGVIRWIKLANDTAVAVDQLGMRQGAVAVYLDAWHKDLPEFLQLRTNNGDDRMKAHDVFPGVCYPDLFWRMVENDIEGTWNLMCPYEIYKVKGYHLEDSYGDEWEKRYHECLNDPAVPKRPIKIKELVRMIIKSGVETGTPFAFFRDAVNKANPNAHKGMIYCSNLCTEIAQNMAPITQESVEVTTEGAGGDIVVVEKTKPGEFVVCNLASLVLGNINVDDPVEVEGIVTATVRALDNVIDLNMYPVPYAEITNKRYRAIGLGTSGYHHMLAKKGVAWESEAHLGIADRVFEAINYWAVKASSDIAAEKGSYAYFEGSDWQTGAYFDKRNYTGDRWAALRSTVAKQGMRNAYLIAIAPTSSTSILAGTTAGLDPVLRRFFLEEKKKNILPRVAPELSPKTYWLYKNAHLIDQIWTVRAAGVRQRHVDQAQSLNLYITTDMSFRQIMNLYVEAWKNGVKTIYYLRSKALEVDECDSCAS
- the sufU gene encoding Fe-S cluster assembly sulfur transfer protein SufU, with the translated sequence MDLKEIYTQVIMVHNASTRNKRHVEHPTATIKGVNPSCGDEIELELRLSPEGVVEDVAFTGTGCAISQASASVMADLVRGKTLAEARRLEGLFLEMVRDGKLDDETIGHLQEAAAFSNVSHMPARVKCAVLGWHTLNEALDASEAKEGGKDGGNGG
- a CDS encoding cysteine desulfurase; translated protein: MSDIMSGTRKIQEYREDFPILSHSSGDERTVYLDSAATSQRPRQVLDAMTRYYETANANPHRGVYALAVASTEAYEGARSKVASFIGAASPQEIIFTRNTTESINLIAWTYARSILKKGDEVVIPVSEHHSNLVPWQIVCAETGASLVYLYLDDDGYIRDEDIKTKITARTKIVAFAVVSNVLGVEVPVRRIVEKAHEAGAVVIADCAQSIPHERLDVQALDLDFATFSGHKMFAPLGIGVLYGKKDILKDMPPFLTGGDMIEYVTEQHATFAPLPQRFEAGTQNVEGAVGLAAAIDYIEAVGYDEIRRVEKEVTDYALDTLGGLPWIHIYGKAREGDGRYPVMSFTVDGIHPHDVASILDTEGVAIRAGHHCAQPLMQYLGAHATCRASISIYNTREDIDALVAALKKAREVFGYGS
- a CDS encoding ribonucleotide-diphosphate reductase subunit beta, which codes for MPVTGDKDKYNDDCFPIYRKPIFNEHGDTGLDKRRMVGGNTTNLNDFNNLKYGWTSDWYRQAMNNFWIPEEINMNTDVQDYRRLSPAEKTAYDKILSFLIFLDSVQTANLPNLAQFITANEVNLCLTIQAFQEAIHSQSYSYMLDTICSPDERTGILYQWRDDAHLLARNKFIGDLYQNFMVNQDVCQIVKTMVANYILEGIYFYSGFMFFYNLGRNNKMPGSVQEIRYINRDETTHLWLFRSILREMQKEEPAMFTPNLVDEYRAMIKQGADQEIAWGHYVIGDDIVGLNKDMVTDYIQYLGNLRCTDLGFQPIYEGHDKEPETMKWVGQYSNANLIKTDFFEARNTAYAKSTSLLDDL
- a CDS encoding SufD family Fe-S cluster assembly protein, producing the protein MKTEKLTIHDVNILPRLTYRRMGLNGGDFQDELAVAGSLPKKPVPPPSDDYVIKDSAAFTSQVAVPSGIGDQFVAHVRSSANAGFFIGVKPHVRVTDPIIIPYVVDSSSPAIVDDTVLVAGEGSNVTLVQTIHSAGTPAAARYYAGSTRVVAHPHSHVTIVQVQLLDDQAVSFIDCGVHAEEGATVKVVHVLIGGRRMFGGSKAFLAGDDASYELGTMFLGDNERVSEMNYMATHQGKRTHSDLVGRGALLDKAVKTFKGTIDFLPGAVGSKGAEEEFSLMFSPQVRNKSVPLILCGEEDVEGAHAVSTGRIDVDSLFYLMSRGLDETTARKLLVEAQFEPIIAMIPDENIRDEVSTVIATRLAAQ